In Ostrea edulis chromosome 6, xbOstEdul1.1, whole genome shotgun sequence, a single window of DNA contains:
- the LOC125646479 gene encoding beta-lactamase domain-containing protein 2-like codes for MALLKLSSFVVAVSVVIYVYTVKNSQKLHVPFGGHFHPDFKDVVDKFRKNLNTGVEVGASLSIFHEGEPVVDIWGGFADVTTKRPWTENTLSIIFSTTKGVTALVVALFVERGWLDYKKPVAYYWPEFGNNGKEEITVELLLSHQGGLSITNGTFPIQWIVDDPEKVYKFLERQTPYWKPGTGYAYHSITYGLFVDSLLTKADPKHRRVDQIFKDEIGDKFGIELYHGLPNNLYYRMARHEPMSLYSILWKAMSSLDFEPLRIIYRLFDAESIFMKGARSGTDRLPSDISFNNPEYNKIPQSSMNGYSNARNLAKLFGIIANGGKTDKGILLSEKAIKVLEEPLTFGKSVDGLLNEQFGRGVMVMTENGQLIGFGHPGYGGQIAYADTKRRTGFGYVTSRLKELRTVVFYPEVKEYRETYYKCLQKYLENKRKGKL; via the exons ATGGCCCTTTTAAAGCTATCGTCGTTTGTTGTTGCTGTGTCTGTTGTTATTTACGTGTACACAGTGAAGAACAGTCAGAAACTGCACGTACCATTTGGTGGACATTTCCATCCTGATTTTAAAGACGTGGTGGACAAATTCAG GAAGAACTTAAACACAGGAGTCGAGGTGGGAGCATCGCTGTCAATTTTCCACGAGGGAGAGCCTGTTGTAGACATTTGGGGAGGATTCGCAGATGTGACCACTAAAAGACCCTGGACAGAGAACACATTGTCCATCATATTCTCCACAACTAAGGGAGTTACTGCTTTGGTAGTGGCACTGTTTGTAGAAAG GGGATGGTTAGATTACAAAAAGCCTGTGGCGTATTATTGGCCAGAATTTGGAAATAATGGCAAAGAAGAAATCACAGTGGAATTGTTACTAAGTCATCAG GGAGGTTTGTCTATCACAAATGGAACATTTCCGATACAGTGGATTGTTGACGATCCTGAAAAAGTTTACAAGTTTTTAGAACGACAGACGCCATACTGGAAGCCCG GAACTGGTTACGCCTACCACTCCATCACGTATGGGTTGTTTGTTGACTCCCTATTAACGAAGGCGGATCCGAAACACAGACGGGTGGATCAAATATTTAAAGACGAAATAGGAGATAAATTTG GGATAGAACTATACCATGGTCTTCCAAACAACTTGTACTACAGAATGGCTAGACATGAACCAATGTCACTTTATTCCATTCTGTGGAAAGCTATGTCGTCGCTGGATTTTGAACCGCTCCGGATAATTTATAGATTATTTGACGCTGAATCAATTTTTATGAAAGGAGCAAGATCTGGAACAGATAGACTCCCATCG gaTATATCATTCAATAACCCGGAGTACAACAAAATCCCCCAGTCTTCGATGAATGGATACAGTAACGCTAGAAACCTGGCCAAGCTTTTTGGAATCATCGCCAATGGCGGGAAAACTGACAAAGGAATTCTTCTATCAGAGAAGGCGATTAAGGTTTTAGAGGAACCGCTTACCTTCGGAAAAAGTGTCGATGGATTGCTAAATGAACAGTTTGGACGTGGAGTCATGGTTATGACAGAAAATGGACAACTG ATTGGGTTTGGACATCCAGGATATGGAGGTCAAATAGCATACGCTGATACTAAAAGGAGGACAGGGTTTGGTTATGTCACTTCCAGATTAAAAGAATTGAGAACAGTAGTTTTTTACCCAGAGGTCAAGGAGTATAGAGAAACATACTACAAGTGCCTACAGAAATATCTCGAAAACAAAAGAAAAGGGAAActttaa